GGCCGCCGACATCGTGGCCCTGGCGGCGGCGCTCGGCCACGAGCGCTTCGCACTCGTCGGCCACGACCGGGGCGCCCTGGTCGCCTTCAGGGCGGGTCTCGACCACCCGGAGACGATCACGCATCTGGGCGTCCTGGACGTCGTGCCGACGCTCGACATGTGGAACGTCCTGCACGGTGTTCCCGCGGCGGTCGGCTACCACCTCTTCCTCATGGCGCAGCCCCCGGGCCTGCCGGAGACGATGATCGCCAACAGCGCGGACGCGTTCTTCGGCTCGTTCCTCGACGCCTGGGCCGACGACGCGACCGCCATGCCCGACGAGGTGCGCGCGGCGTACCTGCGCGCGAGCGCGGCGGCCGTGCCGTCGATCGTCGCCGACTACCGGGCCTCCGCGGGCATCGACGTCGCGCACGACCAGGCGGACCTCGACGCCGGCTCGCGCCTGGCCATGCCCGTGGCGGTCGTCCAGCAGGACTGGGGCGCGCGACTCGGCTACGACGCCGCGGGGGTGTGGCGGCCGTGGGCGCCGGACCTGGACCACAGGCTGACCCGGGCGGGGCACTTCATGGCGGAGGAGGCACCCGGCGAGATCGTCGGGGTGATCCGGGACCTGCTGGCCCGCTGACCTCCCCCAGGACCGCGCCCGGCGGGGGAGGCCCCGGGCGGCAGGGCGCCCCGGAACGCCCGCGGGCGTTCCGGGGCCGCGGCGGACGCGGGCCGCCGCGGGCTCTGAGGCCTCAGACGTCCTCGCCCTCCGCGCGCAGCGGGTCGTGGCCCAGGCTCATCAGCTGGTGCCGCCACGCCGGTTCCGGGACGGTGGCGCGCGGGCCCGCGGCCCGTTCGTTGCGCACCATCTCCACGACGTCGTACATCAGGCCGATGTCGTCCCGCGTGAGGTCCGTCTGCCGCTTCCTGAGGATCGCGAGGACGCCGCGGCCCTGTTCCGGGCCCGACTCCTCGGGCGGCTCCTCCGTTTCCTCGCCGGCGCTGCTGGTGCGCAGCCACGCGGCCAGCTCCTGGGAGGTCATGTTGACGACGGAGTGGAACTGCGCCCACAACGCGTCCAGTTCGAGGGCGTCGGAGTCGGTCATCGTGGGTCTCCCTGGTG
Above is a genomic segment from Streptomyces marincola containing:
- a CDS encoding alpha/beta fold hydrolase produces the protein MTPTIPGFDHVRLPGADGVELAAAIGGSGSPVVLLHGFPQTHLMWRHVAGRLAAEHTVICPDLRGYGASDKPAATGPGVYAKRAMAADIVALAAALGHERFALVGHDRGALVAFRAGLDHPETITHLGVLDVVPTLDMWNVLHGVPAAVGYHLFLMAQPPGLPETMIANSADAFFGSFLDAWADDATAMPDEVRAAYLRASAAAVPSIVADYRASAGIDVAHDQADLDAGSRLAMPVAVVQQDWGARLGYDAAGVWRPWAPDLDHRLTRAGHFMAEEAPGEIVGVIRDLLAR
- a CDS encoding DUF3140 domain-containing protein; amino-acid sequence: MTDSDALELDALWAQFHSVVNMTSQELAAWLRTSSAGEETEEPPEESGPEQGRGVLAILRKRQTDLTRDDIGLMYDVVEMVRNERAAGPRATVPEPAWRHQLMSLGHDPLRAEGEDV